The sequence TACGGTCACTTCGGCCGCCCCGACCTCGATCTTCCCTGGGAGAAGACCGACAAGGCCGAGGCGCTCAAGGCTGCCGTGTAGGCTCGAGCGCCAAGCAATTTACTGTCGCAAGCAAGAGAAGCGGAGCGCAAGCCAGCGCTCCGCTTCTCGCATTGTGTTGGAGGAGATCACTCCACTCGCAGAATGGTCACCATCTGCGAGCCTGCAGGTGTCGGCACCTCTGCTTTTTCGCCTGGACGCTTGCCCAACAATGCTGCGCCGATCGGCGACTGATTCGAAATCTTGCCTTCCGTCGGCTTGGCTTCGATCGCGCCAACGATCGTGTAGCGCTCCTCTTCACCATCCCAGTCGATCGTGACGGTCGAACCGACCCCAACGGCGCCGTTACTGGCCGGAAGATCGTCGACGATTACCGCGTTGCGAAAGAGCGTGTCGAGATCGGCGATTCGGCGCTCGTTCATCATCTGATCGTGGCGGGCCGCATCGTACGCCGAGTTTTCGCGCAGATCGCCATGAGAGCGTGCCTCAGCAACGATTGCTGCGATTTCGGGACGGCGAACCTCGCGCAAATACTCGAGCTCCTCCCGGAGTCGCTCGTAACCCTCCCGCGTCACGGGAACTGGCTCGGACATCATGGTGACAACTCCTGTTTCAACAGTGTCCGCGTGCAGACGACACTGCCACGGTCAGGCAATTTCGAATGTGCACTCGATCTCGACCGGAATGCCGGTCGGAAGAGAAACGAATCCAACCGCGGAGCGAGAACCATACCCCGATTCGCCAAAGACTTCGACAAACAGATCGGAGCAACCGTTGATGACTTTCGGATGGTCTTCGAAATCGGGCGTGGCGTTCACCATGCCGAGCAACTTGACGAGCCGCTTGATTCGGTCGAGATCGCCAAGCGCGTCCTGGGCAGTTGCGAGGATGCTCAGACCGGTCGAGCGCGCGGCGGCATAACCATCTTCGACCGACATATCCGCGCCTAGCTTGCCCTTGGCAATTTCAGGTCCAGGACCAGTTCCCGAGATGAAGAGCAGGTTTCCGGTTTGCACATAGCGCACATACGTCGCAACTGGCCGCACTGGTTCCGGCAGCACGATCCCGAGATC is a genomic window of Thermomicrobiales bacterium containing:
- the greA gene encoding transcription elongation factor GreA, which produces MMSEPVPVTREGYERLREELEYLREVRRPEIAAIVAEARSHGDLRENSAYDAARHDQMMNERRIADLDTLFRNAVIVDDLPASNGAVGVGSTVTIDWDGEEERYTIVGAIEAKPTEGKISNQSPIGAALLGKRPGEKAEVPTPAGSQMVTILRVE
- a CDS encoding RidA family protein, which encodes MSVDERLRDLGIVLPEPVRPVATYVRYVQTGNLLFISGTGPGPEIAKGKLGADMSVEDGYAAARSTGLSILATAQDALGDLDRIKRLVKLLGMVNATPDFEDHPKVINGCSDLFVEVFGESGYGSRSAVGFVSLPTGIPVEIECTFEIA